From the Kogia breviceps isolate mKogBre1 chromosome 3, mKogBre1 haplotype 1, whole genome shotgun sequence genome, one window contains:
- the PSMB5 gene encoding proteasome subunit beta type-5 translates to MALASVLERPLPVNRRGFFGLGGRADLLDLGPGSPSDGLSLVAPSWGVPEEPRIEMLHGTTTLAFKFHHGVIVAADSRATAGAYIASQTVKKVIEINPYLLGTMAGGAADCSFWERLLARQCRIYELRNKERISVAAASKLLANMVYQYKGMGLSMGTMICGWDKRGPGLYYVDSEGNRISGATFSVGSGSVYAYGVMDRGYSYDLEVEEAYDLARRAIYQATYRDAYSGGSVNLYHVREDGWIRVSSDNVADLHDKYSGSTP, encoded by the exons ATGGCGCTGGCCAGCGTGTTGGAGAGGCCGCTACCCGTGAACCGGCGTGGGTTTTTCGGGCTCGGAGGTCGTGCGGATCTGCTGGACCTGGGTCCAGGGAGTCCCAGCGATGGGCTGAGCCTGGTCGCGCCCAGCTGGGGTGTCCCAGAGGAGCCGAGAATCGAAATGCTTCATGGAACCACCACCCTGGCCTTCAAG TTTCACCATGGAGTCATTGTTGCAGCAGACTCCCGGGCCACAGCAGGTGCCTACATTGCCTCCCAGACAGTAAAGAAGGTGATAGAGATCAACCCCTACCTGCTGGGTACCATGGCTGGGGGTGCAGCGGATTGCAGCTTTTGGGAGCGGCTGTTGGCTCGGCAGTGTCGAATCTATGAGCTTCGAAACAAGGAGCGCATCTCGGTAGCAGCTGCCTCCAAGCTGCTTGCCAACATGGTGTATCAGTATAAAGGCATGGGGCTGTCCATGGGCACCATGATCTGTGGCTGGGATAAGAGAGGCCCTG GCCTCTACTACGTGGACAGTGAAGGAAACCGGATCTCAGGGGCCACCTTCTCTGTAGGTTCTGGCTCTGTGTATGCTTATGGGGTCATGGATAGGGGTTACTCCTATGACCTGGAGGTGGAAGAGGCCTATGATTTGGCCCGTCGAGCCATCTACCAAGCCACCTACAGAGATGCCTACTCAGGAGGTTCCGTCAACCTCTACCATGTCCGGGAGGATGGCTGGATCCGAGTCTCCAGTGACAATGTAGCTGATCTACATGACAAGTATAGTGGATCTACCCCCTGA
- the PSMB11 gene encoding proteasome subunit beta type-11 — translation MALQDVCKWQAPDTQEASPHLPQAGGWAAPQGWDPQTFLQIHGPRLAHGTTTLAFRFRHGVIAAADTRSSCGGYVACPASRKVIPVHQHLLGTTSGTSADCVTWYRVLRRELRLRALREGQLPSVAGAARLLSVMMSRYRGLDLCVATALCGWDRSGPALFYVYSDGTCLQGDIFSVGSGSPYAYGVLDGGYHYDMSTQEAYALARRAVAHATHRDAYSGGSVDLFHVRKSGWEYVSRSDAWVLYSELRQLPGPGSEQEREEEATPDRAGEGGEPSVAPAPGDSRMPAETL, via the coding sequence ATGGCTCTGCAGGATGTGTGCAAGTGGCAGGCCCCCGACACCCAAGAAGCCTCACCTCACCTGCCTCAGGCTGGTGGCTGGGCTGCGCCCCAGGGCTGGGACCCTCAAACCTTCCTGCAGATCCATGGCCCCAGGCTGGCCCATGGTACCACCACCCTGGCTTTCCGCTTCCGCCATGGAGTCATCGCTGCGGCTGACACGCGGTCCTCCTGTGGCGGCTACGTGGCCTGTCCAGCCTCACGCAAGGTCATCCCTGTGCATCAGCACCTCCTGGGCACCACCTCTGGCACCTCGGCTGACTGCGTCACATGGTACCGGGTGCTACGGCGGGAGCTGCGGCTGCGGGCACTGCGGGAGGGTCAGCTACCCAGTGTGGCCGGCGCCGCCAGACTCTTATCCGTCATGATGTCGCGCTATCGGGGGCTGGATCTGTGCGTGGCCACTGCCCTGTGCGGCTGGGACCGTTCCGGCCCTGCCCTCTTCTACGTCTACAGCGACGGCACCTGCCTGCAGGGGGACATCTTCTCTGTGGGCTCTGGATCTCCCTATGCCTATGGTGTGCTAGATGGCGGCTACCACTATGACATGAGCACCCAGGAAGCCTATGCCCTGGCCCGCCGTGCTGTGGCCCATGCCACCCACCGTGATGCATACTCAGGGGGCTCCGTGGACCTCTTCCACGTGCGGAAGAGTGGCTGGGAATATGTGTCCCGCAGCGATGCCTGGGTGCTGTACTCGGAACTGCGGCAGCTCCCAGGGCCAGGGTCAGAGCAGGAACGGGAGGAGGAGGCCACCCCGGACAGAGCCGGTGAAGGCGGAGAACCGTCTGTGGCGCCAGCCCCGGGGGACTCGAGGATGCCCGCAGAGACGCTGTGA